The region GTCCTTTTATATTTCTCAATTCTAAGCCAGTCAGCTCTTGAATCTAGAGTAAGAACATTTTGCAGAAGCCACCTAAGCGCTGATGAGTTCAACAACGGGGCTACTACCCGCTGCTAGCTCATAGTTTAAACGCTCAAACCCAATCACCGTGCCTGCCTGGTTTTTAATCAGCAACACCTCTTCACCCGTTTCCTCAGCGATAAATTCCTCGGCGGGGTCACTAAACCAGACCGTCAGCGTTTTACCAACCTCGTCATAGTAAATTTTCAGGGTGTCCATACGACTGCTCCTTCCTTGATTTTGTTGGTGCGGTACGCCGTGATGATGAAGCCGTCCCCGTTGAGGTATCTAACCACCACGCAGATTAAGTAAGGCGGCTCGACTCCATAGTGTAAGTAAACCGATGGGTCGCTTTTACTTTGCCGAATTTCGATGGGTGTTTGCAACGCTTGCTGAACTAGAACCTCCTTGCCCCGCATAATTGGATGCTTCAGAGTGGCAATTACATCCCAATAGGCAGCCGTCGTGCGAACCTGCCGACCCAAAGGCGTTGTGACTGCAAGATAGGCATCCTCTGCCATGGTATCCCTAACAACTGTCAGCTAATCCTCAACAATAGTTCCCAGGTAAAGCCGCACAAACTCCTTGGCCGCCAAGGGGTTCAGGGTTTTAAGCACCTGGGTAATCTGCACAATCGTCTCCGAGGATGGCTCCCGCTGGTCATGCACCCACTTGAATACCGCAGAGCGGTCAATCCCCAAGGCAACCGCTAGCTTGTTTTGGCTAATGCCGTAGGTCTCTAAAACCTGTCTAAGTGCTTCATTTGCCCTTCCCATACCCTGATCGTCCCAAAGGATGGCGGTAGGGTAAATGTTGTCTACATCGACAACATGCGCTACAGTTCTTCTTGTGGTCGCACTAGACAACATCAAGGACGCAGCCCATGTCAGAAGAATTTATCCCCAACAGCGAAATCTACAACGCCCCGCCCAGCAGCCCCGCCCCCACCCAGCCCAGCCGCGAACCCATCCACATCACCATCATCGGCCCTGCGATCGGTATCGACCTGGTGGTCAAAACCCTGCACCACCTCGGCTTTGCCGAACCCCGCGCCTGGAGCAAACTCCAGAACGACCTCAGCACCGGCAGACACCATGCGTATCCTCACCAAATGGCTGCGGTATTAGGTGGCTATTCGCTCACCTGTCGCCCATAACAGCAACTCCCCCATGCCAGCTTGCTACAGTGCGAACTACCATTCATCATCCCGTCGAAACCCATTCCCGAGCGATCGCGCTTAATCGGTAAGGCCTTTGCTAATGGCGAATCTTTAACTTACCCGCACGGGTGAAGCCCCCTGTTTTTGCAGGTGATAGTCTTAAATTGGGCTAAGGTTTGGCTGTGTCTATAGCTACTGGCTTGACGACAACAACCCTACAAAGACGCGCCACGCTTTAGCTCAGATCATTCCTGCATGTGTGGCATGGGTTTAAGGCGGTGTCATCTGAAGCAAAACAACCGTTTGCCAGGCATGTACTGGGCAACGATTGTTTTGTTAGCTATGAGCCCCTTGTATGGGCGATCGCCCAGGGCATTTGCCTCTAGTACAGCTGGGCAAGTTGTAGCTGGAGAGACCGCCAACCAGTGCAGTGACGCAGAGGTTCAATACTGGGTAGAGCGCTGGAGGCGATCGCACCTGCCAGCAGCCCCTCAGCTCAGAGCCTGTGCAAGTTTGGCCGTGCCCCCTCTAATTGACCTCCTAAATGATGACAACCTCAGCCTGACAGCCCGAGGGTTGACGGCCCGACTACTGGCTCAGATCGGTTCGATCGAGGCCGTGAATGCTCTGCTGGCGGCGGCCCAAAATAGTGATCTGCAGCCATCCATTCAGCAAGCCTTTAGAGTGCTAAATTCCGCAAAACCAGAGGCGGTGCCTACCTTGGTAGAGGCTCTGTATGCTGAGCCCTCAACCACCGCCACTACCGCTGCGATCGCCCTGGGGCAGCTCGGTTCAGAACCGGCCATTCTGGCTCTTTTAGCAGCGCTGTCTAGCGAATCGCATCAAACAGCTGCCTTTGCCGGTCTGGGGGCAACCAACCCCAACTCAAGGGTGGCCTTAACTACCCTAGTGACGGCTCTCGACTCAGATAGTGAACTCGTTCAGGTCGGCGCTGCCTACGGGCTGGCGGCCATGGGCGCTGGAGCCGAAGCTGCCGTTCCAGCATTGGTCAATCGGCTTGAGCAGGGCCGCCCTTGGGAGCCAGCCATTGTAATTCATGATCTAGAAAATCCAGATGGATTTTTTCTGGAAGCGCATCCAAACAGCAGCGCCAGAGTCATGATGGTCTACGCGCTGGGGGAAATTAATCCAGGCAATACGCGATCGCTAACGGCTCTTCTCCAGATCCTTCTGATCAGGAATTGGGAGCGTCAGGAGTTGGATGAAAATGTCAAAGATGCCGCGATCGAAGCCCTCAAAAAACTCACTTCAGAAGACTTGCCAGCTCTGTTGAATACTGAAATATTTTCTTATCCTGAAATTGTTGAGCTGATCGATCAGATTGTGGATTTTGATCTCGATCTTGAGCTGGTCAACCTGTTGCGTAACCCGAATCAGTCTTTAGAACATCGCGTTGTAGCTGTCCGAGTTTTAGGTGACTATAAACCCGGTTCCGAGGCCGCTTTTACCGCACTGCTCAACCTGGTTCAAGATTCTGACGCGCCCCTCAGACTGCGCTGGGAAGCAGCCTTGGCCCTCGGATACATAGGTGATCCGAGGGCTATTCCCAGCCTGCGAAGCCTTCTGGTAGAGATGAACTATGCCGAGCGGCTGAGAAGGTATTACGATAGTTTTTTGGGCTTTGAGCCTGCTCAGCCTGAGGATGAATTGGCCGCCTATTTCTTCTCAGCTCTAGGTCAGCTTGAGTTTGAAAAAACCTATCAGCTATCTGCCTGCATAGACTCCTGGCAAGGCTACAATTCTGTCTGCACTATTGATAAAAGTCAGGCAAGCTTAGAAAATGATCCGCTAGTTTGGTTTGCCTTTCGTCACCCTGAAATGTTCAAAGATATCGTTGGTCTAGGTTATCAAATCTCAGCTGCTGGCGTTGGTCAGGTAGCTGCCAACGTTAGCAATTACCAAGCCTCAAGCACCCCTGTTATTTGCCGATCGCGCTTAGTCAGTCGGTGGCTATGGCGATGTCGATAATCAATTTGAGCTAATGCTGAACCGATGCGGTTGAATCGATGGGAAAAGTGACACTGAAAGGCTCAAGACTTGGTTTGGCAGATTGTTGATCCCATGAAAACACCCTCTTTGCACCCACCTCGCTTTAGGCACCGCTCCTTTAGGGGCCAAAGGCTGGTGGGGGCAGATTTTAGCGGGCAAGACCTGCGCGGCGCAGATTTTACGGGTGCTTCGCTGATTGGCGCTAACTTTAGCCACTGTCAGGCAGGGCTGGGACTGTCTCAACTGGTGGGGTTAGCCATGGCCGTCGTGCTGATGGCCGTCTTAGCCGGGTTTATTACGGGCTATGCCACCAGCGTTCTCGGTGTTTTTAAGACTAGTGGCCAAGCTCTCGGTGACTATGCTTTGCTGTCTGGGCTGCTCAGCGCGGGCATTCTGGCGGTTTTTTTGGGGTTTGCCCTGGGGCGGGGGCTCGCGTTTGCCGGGGCGATCGCAGTTACCCTAGCGGCTCTGACGGCGATGACGGCGGCGATCGCCTCTGCTCAGGTGGCTACCCTGGCCATTGTGCAGTCCTTTGCGATCGCCGGGGCGGTGGCGGGTGTCCTCTACGGTGCCGTAGGGTTTGCCGCCGCCATCGCCCTCAGTGGTCTCCGGTTTTTAATCGCGGTGGTGGCGGTGGCGGGGGTGGCCGCCCTTGTGGGTATTCTTTTTGGCGTCGATGCGGCGGGCGCAGATCTATGGCTGGCCTGTGCGATCGCCGCCGTTCTTTCGCTAATTTTGCTGGCCCTGGCGCTCCAGGCCGGCTGGCGCGCCTGGCAGGGTGAACTCCGCTACGCGTTGCTGCGGCAGATTGCCATTGCCCTGACTGCCCAGGGCACCTGCTTTCGTGGGGCCGATCTAACCGACGCCAACTTTGCCAACGCGCTACTCCGCAACGTAGACCTGCGCGAGGCCAGGCTGATCAGAACCAACTGGGGCCAGGTTCAGCAGCTGAAGCGATCGCGCCTGGAGGGTACCTACCTGGCCCATCCTCAACTTCAGCGGCTGGTGATCACCAAAGACGGTCACGATCAAAGCTTTGAGCGCCAAGACCTGCGGGGCTTAAACCTGGAGGGGGCCAACCTGGCCGACGCCAATCTCATGGGGGTTGACCTGGGCGACTCCACCCTGGTCGGGGCCGACCTGTCGCGCGCCAACCTGGTGCAGGCCCAGCTCCAGCGCACCAG is a window of Nodosilinea sp. PGN35 DNA encoding:
- a CDS encoding DUF2283 domain-containing protein, encoding MDTLKIYYDEVGKTLTVWFSDPAEEFIAEETGEEVLLIKNQAGTVIGFERLNYELAAGSSPVVELISA
- a CDS encoding HEAT repeat domain-containing protein, producing MPPLIDLLNDDNLSLTARGLTARLLAQIGSIEAVNALLAAAQNSDLQPSIQQAFRVLNSAKPEAVPTLVEALYAEPSTTATTAAIALGQLGSEPAILALLAALSSESHQTAAFAGLGATNPNSRVALTTLVTALDSDSELVQVGAAYGLAAMGAGAEAAVPALVNRLEQGRPWEPAIVIHDLENPDGFFLEAHPNSSARVMMVYALGEINPGNTRSLTALLQILLIRNWERQELDENVKDAAIEALKKLTSEDLPALLNTEIFSYPEIVELIDQIVDFDLDLELVNLLRNPNQSLEHRVVAVRVLGDYKPGSEAAFTALLNLVQDSDAPLRLRWEAALALGYIGDPRAIPSLRSLLVEMNYAERLRRYYDSFLGFEPAQPEDELAAYFFSALGQLEFEKTYQLSACIDSWQGYNSVCTIDKSQASLENDPLVWFAFRHPEMFKDIVGLGYQISAAGVGQVAANVSNYQASSTPVICRSRLVSRWLWRCR
- a CDS encoding helix-turn-helix transcriptional regulator; this translates as MGRANEALRQVLETYGISQNKLAVALGIDRSAVFKWVHDQREPSSETIVQITQVLKTLNPLAAKEFVRLYLGTIVED
- a CDS encoding pentapeptide repeat-containing protein; protein product: MKTPSLHPPRFRHRSFRGQRLVGADFSGQDLRGADFTGASLIGANFSHCQAGLGLSQLVGLAMAVVLMAVLAGFITGYATSVLGVFKTSGQALGDYALLSGLLSAGILAVFLGFALGRGLAFAGAIAVTLAALTAMTAAIASAQVATLAIVQSFAIAGAVAGVLYGAVGFAAAIALSGLRFLIAVVAVAGVAALVGILFGVDAAGADLWLACAIAAVLSLILLALALQAGWRAWQGELRYALLRQIAIALTAQGTCFRGADLTDANFANALLRNVDLREARLIRTNWGQVQQLKRSRLEGTYLAHPQLQRLVITKDGHDQSFERQDLRGLNLEGANLADANLMGVDLGDSTLVGADLSRANLVQAQLQRTSLAQACLTGAYIQDWGIATSTNLEQVRCDYIFMRLPTKDDPDPCRKPDNRNEVFEAGDFSDFIAPMIKTLDLYRQQNVDPREVAQQYKTLDLYHHEGIDPAAAAIALKSLADQYPSSRLQVVALEGRGQEKIRLQARVTGDLDRSELSEEYFERYGAIKAMPYGDIQALLAGMAEKDQRIRSLETMVTSAIANNRFYVETYYNLGDTVAEKHEPQFSAGGDINYVGGDIRDVTGVVSLGAIQGEVSNTIGQLPADSAERASLKELLTQLQAAIAAEPALADDDKAEALGQVKTLAEAAQAPADGPRQKAAKTAVKILKGTAAGLPSTTKLVEEINKLLPAIVTLIGLL